A window from Herbaspirillum sp. meg3 encodes these proteins:
- a CDS encoding LysR family transcriptional regulator produces MSTIRFLRTFVAAAHGGSFAAAADQVSLTQAAVGQQMRALEAELKTTLFDKTGRSMVLAPAGHLLLPRAVDLLAQYEALRRDLQNQEPIAGNLKLGSLITGMGLLSSTLTELKFLHPSLEVELRVQDQSKLMEDVISGELDAALVVERQWPEKPGLLWTQCYVETLTVIANSSIASADSTISSLFAGYPFIRFDRRTPTGAHIDKIMRGMQLVPQDFLELNSILSIVELVRKNVGFTMVPLLKNFDWESDPSLCVLHLPGRPVARRLGILESGRRSHITSVVREELLEQLQRMRPGGRLQNGVSS; encoded by the coding sequence ATGAGCACCATACGTTTTCTTCGCACCTTCGTCGCTGCCGCCCATGGCGGATCCTTTGCGGCCGCTGCCGATCAGGTCTCGCTGACGCAGGCTGCCGTCGGCCAGCAGATGCGCGCACTGGAAGCGGAGCTGAAAACCACGCTGTTCGACAAGACCGGACGCAGTATGGTGCTGGCGCCGGCCGGGCATTTGCTGCTGCCGCGCGCCGTGGATCTGCTGGCGCAATACGAGGCCCTGCGCCGCGATCTGCAGAATCAAGAGCCGATTGCCGGCAATCTCAAGCTGGGTTCGCTGATTACCGGTATGGGTTTGCTATCGTCGACGCTGACTGAACTCAAATTTCTGCATCCGAGTCTGGAAGTCGAGCTGCGCGTGCAGGATCAATCCAAACTGATGGAAGACGTCATCAGCGGTGAACTCGATGCGGCGCTGGTGGTGGAGCGCCAGTGGCCGGAAAAACCGGGTTTGCTGTGGACGCAATGCTACGTCGAGACGCTCACCGTGATCGCCAACTCCAGTATCGCCAGCGCCGACTCGACGATCAGCAGCCTGTTTGCCGGCTATCCCTTTATCCGCTTCGACCGCCGCACGCCGACCGGCGCGCATATCGACAAGATCATGCGCGGCATGCAGTTGGTGCCGCAGGATTTTCTGGAGCTGAACTCGATCTTGTCCATCGTCGAGCTAGTGCGCAAGAATGTCGGCTTCACGATGGTGCCGTTGCTGAAGAACTTCGACTGGGAAAGCGATCCCAGCCTGTGCGTGCTGCATCTGCCGGGCAGGCCGGTCGCGCGCCGTCTCGGCATTCTGGAAAGCGGCCGGCGCAGTCACATCACGAGTGTGGTGCGGGAGGAGTTGTTGGAGCAATTGCAGCGCATGCGCCCGGGCGGCCGACTGCAGAATGGCGTGTCGTCGTAG
- a CDS encoding GNAT family N-acetyltransferase, translating to MHYQLKDEVPSVSDYINIRLAAGLSRKSPEAATIGLKHGLFSVIVYADTTPVGIGRVIGDGGCFFEIVDIAVLPAHQKKGMGHLIMQRLMHYIHETALPTAYVSLMADHGTPEFYKRYGFEASLPPAKSGMSLRIT from the coding sequence ATGCACTATCAACTCAAAGACGAAGTCCCGTCGGTCAGCGACTACATCAACATCCGACTCGCAGCAGGGCTGAGCCGCAAGTCGCCTGAAGCCGCGACTATCGGCTTGAAGCATGGTTTGTTCAGCGTGATTGTCTATGCTGATACCACACCCGTCGGGATCGGGCGCGTCATTGGTGATGGCGGTTGTTTCTTTGAAATCGTCGATATCGCGGTGCTTCCGGCACATCAGAAAAAGGGCATGGGCCATCTGATCATGCAACGCCTCATGCACTATATTCACGAGACAGCCTTACCCACAGCCTACGTCAGCCTGATGGCCGATCACGGTACGCCGGAGTTTTACAAGCGCTATGGATTTGAAGCCTCACTGCCACCCGCAAAATCCGGGATGTCGCTGCGAATCACTTAG
- a CDS encoding sensor domain-containing diguanylate cyclase, which yields MRPTPTVLTPTQNATVTSSAISFLLLVCISLTSLIGWTIWEERADQLSESEVTSDNMSRSLARHADDTFKAADTSLLGLSERVLVDGTSPAALERLHRLLMLRVKELPQLQGLAIFDKEGLRIVNSLPNKDEYGSSADREYFLFHRTNSNPGPHIGTPFQARSSGDWVIPLSRRLDSADGQFAGVVLATIHVNYFINFYQTFDIGQHGAIALILDNGIQIARRPLLPDSLGRDMSKGPLYALYKHGNGNGSAMIKSTQDGVERLNGYRRLNYYPIFITTALSKDEILASWQRLAIVRAILTLCIVAVIAVLGLRLVRQIKMRIHAEEEARNARDALQDLNVTLEKLAQQDGLTGLANRRKFDQAIDHALSRAKQSATPLAMILIDVDYFKKFNDLYGHVAGDECLRQVAAVIKASEQRSNDLAARYGGEEFAVLLPDTNLDGALVVAESIRKALHALKIEHVGNTAGIVTVSAGIDVLTSITEKDSAASFVSAADAALYSAKASGRDRIQVHHPIPATGNP from the coding sequence ATGCGTCCCACACCAACTGTTCTGACACCGACACAAAATGCGACGGTCACCTCTTCAGCCATCAGTTTCCTGCTTCTGGTGTGCATATCGCTCACCAGTCTGATTGGCTGGACCATCTGGGAAGAACGCGCCGATCAGCTCAGTGAGTCGGAAGTCACCTCCGATAATATGTCGCGCTCGCTGGCACGCCACGCCGACGACACATTCAAGGCCGCCGATACGTCCTTGCTCGGCCTGTCGGAACGTGTCCTCGTTGACGGCACTTCGCCTGCAGCGCTGGAACGGTTGCACAGACTACTGATGCTACGCGTCAAGGAGCTGCCACAGCTGCAGGGCCTCGCCATTTTCGACAAAGAGGGTCTGCGCATCGTCAATTCCCTGCCCAACAAGGATGAATATGGCTCCAGCGCGGATCGGGAATATTTTCTCTTTCACCGGACCAACAGCAATCCCGGCCCTCACATCGGCACGCCTTTTCAGGCGCGTTCTTCGGGCGACTGGGTGATTCCGCTGTCGCGCCGTCTCGACAGCGCCGATGGACAGTTCGCCGGTGTTGTCCTGGCCACCATCCACGTCAACTACTTTATCAATTTTTACCAGACCTTCGACATCGGACAGCACGGCGCCATTGCATTGATTCTGGATAACGGTATCCAGATTGCGCGTCGGCCACTGCTGCCGGATTCGCTGGGCAGGGATATGTCAAAGGGCCCGCTTTATGCCTTGTACAAGCATGGCAATGGCAACGGTTCGGCAATGATCAAATCGACGCAGGATGGTGTCGAGCGGCTCAATGGCTATCGGCGGTTGAACTACTATCCGATTTTTATCACCACCGCCTTGTCCAAGGATGAAATCCTGGCAAGCTGGCAGCGGCTTGCCATTGTCAGAGCCATACTCACGCTGTGTATCGTGGCCGTGATCGCTGTGCTTGGCTTGCGCCTGGTTCGTCAGATCAAGATGCGGATTCACGCCGAAGAGGAAGCCAGAAATGCCCGGGATGCATTGCAAGATCTGAACGTCACGCTGGAAAAACTGGCGCAGCAAGACGGCCTGACCGGGCTCGCGAATCGCCGCAAATTCGACCAGGCAATCGATCATGCACTGTCGCGCGCCAAACAGTCGGCGACGCCGCTGGCAATGATCCTGATTGATGTCGACTACTTCAAGAAATTCAACGATCTGTACGGCCATGTCGCCGGTGATGAATGTCTCAGGCAAGTCGCGGCGGTCATCAAGGCCAGCGAACAACGCAGCAACGATCTGGCCGCTCGTTACGGCGGCGAAGAATTTGCCGTGCTGCTGCCCGACACCAACCTGGATGGCGCCCTGGTGGTGGCGGAATCCATTCGCAAAGCCCTGCATGCGCTGAAAATAGAACACGTCGGCAACACTGCCGGCATCGTCACCGTCAGCGCCGGCATCGACGTGCTCACGTCCATTACGGAAAAAGATTCGGCAGCCAGTTTTGTCAGCGCTGCCGATGCTGCGCTCTACAGCGCCAAAGCTTCGGGACGTGATCGCATCCAGGTTCATCATCCGATTCCAGCAACCGGCAATCCTTGA
- a CDS encoding methyl-accepting chemotaxis protein, translating into MKNWKIGLRLSLGFGAILALLVAGAGFGLSQVSKLNDRVEFLTSVDEGKLLALSKIQFAIGLRAIAARNLVLVADPAAQKGDIELVTNAQKDIDQGLAELTTLMKNPADSNDQERQMLSELSALEAKYLPIANKIAGLATAQQTDAAKAALIADCMPLLKKVITHIAEFNSMMRANSKANLASAQAAYEVSKWTMFTITALSLVLGSLIAWMLTRSISRPLKEAVAIAQNVSAGDLTSDIKVQSKDELGQLMLALKDMNGNLLRIVGDVRHGTDTIAAASTEIASGNLDLSSRTEQQAGSLQETASAMEELTATVKQNAENAKQANQLAETASNIAIKGGAVVSRVVDTMASINESSKKVVDIIGVIDGIAFQTNILALNAAVEAARAGEQGRGFAVVASEVRSLAQRSASAAKEIKELIGNSVEKVDAGTALVDEAGSTMGEILESVKRVTGIMGEISSASDEQTRGIEQINQAIAQMDQVTQQNAALVEEAAAAAASMQQQAGNLADVVAVFKLDEQHQQAVETNVINAVSPARMSKTSTAQVHRLPKAVSAPALEMEEFSYAA; encoded by the coding sequence ATGAAAAACTGGAAAATCGGCTTACGCCTTAGTCTTGGTTTCGGTGCAATCCTGGCGCTGCTCGTTGCAGGCGCCGGCTTCGGTCTGAGCCAGGTATCGAAGCTCAATGACCGGGTGGAATTTCTGACTTCCGTTGACGAAGGCAAGTTGTTGGCATTGAGCAAGATCCAGTTCGCCATCGGACTGCGCGCCATTGCCGCACGTAATCTGGTGTTGGTAGCTGATCCTGCAGCACAAAAGGGTGACATCGAACTGGTCACCAACGCACAAAAAGATATCGATCAAGGCCTGGCAGAGTTGACTACGCTGATGAAAAATCCAGCGGATTCCAATGACCAGGAGCGTCAAATGTTGTCAGAACTGAGCGCGCTGGAAGCGAAGTATTTGCCGATCGCTAACAAGATCGCGGGCTTGGCAACGGCGCAGCAGACTGACGCGGCCAAAGCAGCGCTGATTGCCGACTGCATGCCGCTGCTCAAGAAAGTTATCACCCATATCGCTGAATTCAACAGCATGATGCGCGCCAATAGCAAAGCCAATCTGGCCAGTGCACAGGCTGCGTATGAAGTGTCCAAATGGACCATGTTCACCATCACTGCGCTGTCGCTGGTGCTTGGTTCGCTGATTGCCTGGATGCTGACTCGCTCGATTTCCCGTCCGCTGAAAGAAGCTGTTGCCATCGCTCAAAACGTGAGTGCCGGCGACCTGACCAGCGACATCAAGGTGCAAAGCAAGGACGAACTCGGTCAACTGATGCTGGCGCTGAAAGATATGAACGGCAATCTGTTGCGCATCGTCGGCGATGTTCGCCACGGCACCGACACCATCGCTGCTGCATCGACTGAAATCGCATCGGGCAATCTGGATCTCTCGTCCCGTACTGAACAACAAGCCGGCTCGCTGCAGGAAACTGCATCGGCGATGGAAGAACTGACTGCCACCGTCAAGCAAAACGCCGAGAACGCCAAGCAAGCAAATCAACTGGCAGAAACCGCATCGAACATCGCCATCAAGGGCGGCGCCGTCGTGTCCCGTGTTGTCGACACCATGGCATCGATCAACGAATCGTCGAAGAAGGTCGTAGATATCATCGGCGTGATCGACGGCATCGCTTTTCAGACCAACATCCTGGCATTGAACGCCGCTGTTGAAGCAGCACGTGCCGGCGAACAAGGTCGAGGTTTTGCAGTGGTCGCTTCGGAAGTACGTAGCCTGGCACAACGTTCTGCTTCTGCTGCAAAGGAAATCAAGGAACTGATCGGCAATTCGGTTGAGAAAGTCGACGCAGGCACCGCACTGGTGGATGAAGCAGGCTCGACCATGGGCGAGATCCTGGAAAGCGTGAAGCGCGTCACCGGCATCATGGGTGAAATCAGCTCGGCCAGCGATGAACAGACTCGCGGCATCGAACAGATCAATCAGGCGATCGCTCAGATGGATCAGGTTACACAGCAAAACGCTGCACTGGTCGAAGAAGCCGCCGCCGCCGCCGCATCGATGCAGCAACAAGCCGGCAACCTGGCTGACGTGGTCGCAGTCTTCAAGCTGGATGAGCAACATCAGCAAGCTGTCGAAACCAACGTGATCAATGCAGTCAGTCCGGCACGTATGAGCAAGACGTCGACAGCACAAGTGCATCGCCTGCCCAAGGCGGTCAGCGCACCAGCTCTGGAAATGGAAGAGTTCAGCTATGCAGCCTGA
- a CDS encoding Lrp/AsnC family transcriptional regulator, with the protein MELDAIDLRILSILQEDSALSNLELASKINLSPSPTLARVKRLENEGIISRYVALGNPHLLGLKVNVFVKVSLEKQESIALANFETAVSAFDEVMEVYLMTGDEDYLLRIVVADLQALEHFILDHLTKIPGIKNIRSSFALKQVKYKTALPIGDSLSR; encoded by the coding sequence ATGGAACTCGACGCCATTGATTTGCGCATCCTGAGCATCCTGCAGGAAGACAGCGCCTTGAGCAATCTTGAGCTCGCCTCCAAGATTAACCTGTCGCCGTCACCCACGCTTGCGCGCGTCAAGCGGCTCGAAAATGAGGGCATCATCTCGCGCTATGTGGCGCTCGGCAATCCTCACCTGCTGGGCTTGAAGGTCAACGTCTTCGTCAAAGTCAGCCTGGAAAAACAGGAATCGATTGCGCTGGCGAATTTTGAAACGGCCGTCAGCGCTTTCGACGAAGTCATGGAGGTGTACCTGATGACGGGTGACGAAGATTATCTGCTGCGCATTGTCGTGGCCGACTTGCAGGCGCTGGAACATTTCATCCTCGATCACCTAACCAAAATCCCCGGCATCAAGAACATTCGCTCCAGCTTCGCACTCAAACAGGTCAAATATAAAACTGCGCTGCCCATCGGCGATTCTCTATCGCGATAG
- the mdeB gene encoding alpha-ketoglutarate dehydrogenase, with translation MSSASGFAKDIDIDAEETQEWLQALQGVLQEVGPDRARFLLSRLSAAAQQWGINWRDARNTPYINTIRPEQEPPFPGGSDAQAIEEHLATVMRWNALAMVVRANRAYGELGGHIASYASAADLFEVGFNHFFRARDAQFAGDLVYFQPHSAPGIYARAFLEGALTEDDLSFYRREIEAKKHGKQGLSSYPHPWLMPNFWQFPTGSMGIGPINAIYQARFLRYMEHRGLLQDQGRKVWGVFGDGEMDEPESLAALSLASREKLDNLIFVVNCNLQRLDGPVRGNGHIVDELETLFAGAGWNVIKLLWGSDWDGLFARDKDGELIDALNRTVDGQLQTFAANDGAFNREHFFGQTAGTRKIAETLTDEEINRLRRGGHDMKKIHSAYHAAANHRGQPTVILAQTKKGYGMGAAGEGKMTTHQQKKLDEEVLIAFRNRFKLPISDEQCKNLAFYKPTADSAEMKHLLGRRAALGGHMPRRVAGDATRTVPAIETHAKFALDAEGKEMSSTMALVRMLSSMLKDADFGKYVVPIVADEARTFGMANLFRQVGIYSSQGQLYEPEDIGSILSYREAKDGQILEEGITEAGAISSWTAAATSYSVHGLPMLPFYIYYSMFGFQRIGDLIWAAADQRARGFLIGATSGRTTLGGEGLQHQDGSSHVTAAGIPNCVSYDPAYAYEMAVIVDEGMRRMLERNEDVFYYVTVTNENEAQPSMPQDVGIKGGIRDGILRGMYCLDAKADAQVRLLAAGPMLKEALSAARMLQDQFGVIAEVWSVTSFTELARDGIAVERQNRLTPSARTQPYVTQQLQAGKAPVIAVSDYVRTLSESIRAYVPARYVTLGTDGFGRSDTRANLRDFFEVDARWIAYTALTEVFSEDAVKLQAAAEKLGVDLTKPLSTSV, from the coding sequence ATGTCATCAGCAAGCGGATTCGCCAAAGACATCGATATCGACGCAGAAGAAACCCAGGAGTGGTTGCAGGCATTGCAAGGCGTATTGCAGGAAGTCGGCCCCGATCGTGCGCGCTTCTTGCTGTCGCGTTTGTCGGCGGCAGCTCAGCAATGGGGCATCAACTGGCGCGACGCGCGCAACACGCCCTACATCAACACGATCCGGCCTGAGCAGGAACCGCCTTTCCCCGGCGGATCGGATGCGCAGGCGATCGAAGAACATCTGGCCACCGTCATGCGCTGGAACGCGCTGGCGATGGTGGTGCGCGCCAATCGCGCTTACGGCGAGCTGGGCGGTCACATCGCCAGTTACGCGTCGGCGGCGGATCTGTTCGAAGTCGGCTTCAACCATTTCTTCCGGGCGCGTGATGCGCAGTTTGCGGGCGATCTGGTGTACTTCCAGCCGCATTCCGCACCGGGTATTTATGCACGCGCTTTCCTCGAAGGTGCGTTGACTGAGGACGACCTCAGTTTTTATCGCCGTGAAATCGAAGCCAAGAAACACGGCAAGCAAGGTCTGTCGTCCTACCCTCATCCATGGCTGATGCCGAACTTCTGGCAATTCCCGACCGGTTCGATGGGGATCGGTCCGATCAATGCGATTTATCAGGCGCGCTTTCTGCGCTATATGGAACACCGCGGCCTGCTGCAGGATCAGGGACGCAAGGTGTGGGGCGTGTTCGGCGACGGCGAGATGGACGAACCGGAATCGCTGGCAGCATTAAGCCTGGCCTCGCGGGAGAAACTCGATAACCTGATTTTTGTCGTCAACTGTAATCTGCAGCGCCTCGACGGACCGGTGCGCGGCAACGGCCATATTGTCGACGAGCTGGAAACACTGTTCGCCGGCGCCGGCTGGAATGTCATCAAGTTGCTGTGGGGATCGGACTGGGACGGTCTGTTTGCACGCGACAAGGACGGCGAGCTGATCGATGCGCTTAATCGCACCGTCGACGGGCAGTTGCAAACTTTTGCCGCCAACGATGGCGCATTCAACCGCGAGCATTTCTTTGGCCAGACCGCCGGTACGCGCAAGATCGCTGAGACGCTGACCGATGAGGAAATCAATCGCCTGCGTCGCGGCGGTCACGACATGAAGAAGATTCACTCGGCTTATCACGCGGCGGCCAACCATCGCGGCCAGCCGACGGTGATTCTGGCGCAGACCAAGAAGGGCTACGGTATGGGCGCGGCGGGTGAAGGCAAGATGACCACGCACCAGCAAAAGAAGCTGGACGAAGAGGTCTTGATCGCTTTCCGCAATCGCTTCAAACTGCCGATCAGCGACGAGCAGTGCAAAAACCTGGCGTTCTACAAACCGACCGCCGACAGCGCCGAAATGAAGCACCTGCTCGGCCGTCGCGCCGCGCTCGGCGGTCATATGCCGCGTCGCGTCGCCGGCGATGCCACACGCACTGTTCCTGCAATTGAAACGCATGCCAAGTTTGCGCTGGATGCCGAAGGCAAGGAAATGTCGAGCACCATGGCGCTGGTGCGCATGCTCAGCAGCATGCTCAAGGATGCGGACTTCGGCAAATATGTGGTGCCGATAGTAGCCGACGAGGCGCGCACTTTCGGCATGGCGAATTTGTTCCGCCAGGTCGGCATTTATTCGTCGCAAGGCCAATTGTATGAACCGGAAGACATCGGTTCGATCTTGTCCTATCGTGAGGCCAAGGACGGGCAGATTCTGGAAGAAGGCATTACCGAAGCCGGCGCAATTTCATCGTGGACCGCAGCGGCGACCAGCTATTCGGTGCATGGTTTGCCGATGCTGCCGTTTTATATCTACTACTCGATGTTCGGCTTCCAGCGTATCGGTGATCTGATCTGGGCGGCTGCTGATCAACGTGCACGCGGCTTCCTGATTGGCGCCACATCCGGCCGTACGACGCTGGGCGGCGAAGGCTTGCAGCATCAGGACGGCAGCAGCCACGTGACCGCTGCAGGCATTCCGAACTGCGTGTCTTACGACCCGGCGTATGCTTATGAAATGGCGGTGATCGTTGACGAAGGCATGCGTCGCATGCTGGAACGCAACGAGGACGTGTTCTATTACGTTACCGTCACCAACGAAAACGAAGCACAGCCGAGCATGCCGCAAGACGTTGGCATCAAAGGCGGCATCAGGGACGGAATCCTGCGCGGCATGTATTGCCTCGATGCGAAAGCCGATGCCCAAGTGCGCTTGCTGGCGGCAGGCCCGATGCTGAAGGAAGCATTGTCGGCGGCGCGCATGTTGCAGGATCAATTTGGTGTCATCGCAGAGGTCTGGAGCGTTACCAGCTTCACCGAGCTGGCGCGTGACGGTATCGCCGTCGAGCGTCAGAACCGCCTGACGCCATCGGCACGCACGCAGCCCTATGTAACGCAACAGCTGCAAGCCGGCAAGGCGCCTGTCATTGCCGTCAGCGATTACGTACGCACCTTGTCGGAGAGTATTCGTGCATATGTGCCTGCACGTTATGTCACGCTGGGGACTGACGGTTTTGGCCGTAGCGATACGCGCGCCAATCTGCGCGATTTCTTTGAAGTTGATGCGCGCTGGATCGCCTATACGGCATTGACCGAAGTGTTCAGCGAGGATGCCGTGAAATTGCAAGCCGCTGCAGAAAAACTGGGTGTCGACCTGACCAAGCCGCTGTCGACATCGGTCTGA
- a CDS encoding SDR family oxidoreductase, whose translation MAAPKRIALVTGAGSGIGKQISLALLREGYAVVLAGRRAEALRETVEAAGEFGGNALVVSADVSDPASVKNLFAKTKEKFGRLDLLFNNAGIFAPPMSIEELSYEQWKSAVDINLTGVFLCTQEAFRIMKDQSPRGGRIINNGSISAHAPRPFSASYTATKHAITGLTKSTSLDGRRYDIACGQIDIGNASTDMTELMKKGTLQADGSTQVEPTMDAGHVAKAILYMDSLPLDANVQFMTVMATKMPFIGRG comes from the coding sequence ATGGCAGCACCGAAAAGAATCGCCTTGGTTACCGGCGCAGGTTCCGGTATCGGCAAACAGATCTCGCTGGCGCTGTTGCGCGAAGGCTATGCCGTTGTATTGGCCGGACGTCGTGCAGAGGCTTTGCGAGAGACCGTGGAGGCTGCGGGCGAATTTGGCGGCAATGCGCTGGTTGTCTCCGCCGATGTGAGCGACCCTGCCTCGGTGAAGAATCTGTTCGCGAAGACGAAGGAAAAATTCGGACGCCTCGATCTGCTGTTCAACAACGCTGGTATTTTTGCACCGCCGATGTCGATTGAAGAACTGAGCTATGAGCAGTGGAAATCTGCCGTGGATATCAATCTGACAGGTGTGTTCCTGTGCACGCAGGAAGCGTTCAGGATCATGAAGGATCAATCGCCGCGCGGCGGTCGCATCATCAACAACGGCTCGATCTCGGCGCACGCGCCGCGGCCGTTTTCAGCGTCCTACACGGCGACCAAGCATGCTATTACCGGGCTGACCAAGTCGACATCGCTCGACGGCCGTCGCTACGACATCGCCTGCGGCCAGATTGATATCGGTAACGCATCGACGGACATGACCGAACTGATGAAGAAGGGTACCTTGCAAGCCGACGGTTCTACGCAGGTTGAGCCAACGATGGACGCAGGCCACGTCGCAAAAGCGATTCTTTACATGGATAGCTTGCCGCTGGACGCCAATGTGCAGTTCATGACGGTGATGGCGACCAAGATGCCGTTTATCGGTCGTGGCTGA
- a CDS encoding UbiX family flavin prenyltransferase, translated as MRLLHVLRDTEIETHLLVSEAGVLNLHQELDMSRKDVEALADVVHPVRDVGASIASGSFTSTGMIVAPCSMKTLAAVANGLSDNLISRAADVVLKERRRLVLMVRETPFNLAHLRNMTSVTEMGGIVFPPLPGFYHRPQSIDEMIDHTLGRVLDLFAIPHALTPRWNGLKNPQT; from the coding sequence GTGCGCCTGCTGCATGTGCTGCGCGACACGGAGATCGAAACCCATCTGCTGGTGTCAGAGGCCGGTGTACTCAATCTGCACCAGGAACTCGACATGAGCCGCAAGGATGTCGAAGCGCTGGCAGATGTCGTGCATCCGGTGCGCGACGTCGGCGCATCGATCGCCAGCGGCTCGTTCACCTCTACCGGGATGATCGTCGCGCCCTGCTCCATGAAAACGCTGGCAGCCGTTGCCAACGGCCTGTCCGACAACCTCATCAGCCGTGCCGCCGATGTCGTGCTGAAGGAGCGCCGCCGCCTCGTGCTGATGGTGCGTGAGACGCCGTTCAACCTCGCGCATCTGCGCAACATGACCAGCGTCACTGAAATGGGCGGCATCGTTTTCCCGCCCCTGCCCGGTTTTTATCACCGTCCGCAATCCATCGATGAAATGATTGATCACACGCTGGGCCGCGTGCTGGACCTGTTCGCCATTCCACATGCGCTGACGCCACGCTGGAACGGACTTAAGAATCCCCAAACGTAA
- the grxD gene encoding Grx4 family monothiol glutaredoxin: MSEVQSWIKETVTQNPVVLFMKGTAQFPQCGFSGKAIQLLKASGAENIVTVNVLESPDVRQGIKEYSNWPTIPQLYVNGEFVGGSDIMNEMYEAGELQTLFKG, encoded by the coding sequence ATGAGCGAAGTGCAATCCTGGATCAAAGAAACCGTTACCCAAAACCCTGTCGTCCTGTTCATGAAGGGCACAGCGCAATTTCCGCAATGCGGCTTCTCAGGCAAAGCGATCCAACTGCTCAAGGCCAGCGGCGCTGAAAACATCGTCACCGTCAACGTACTGGAAAGCCCGGACGTTCGCCAGGGCATCAAGGAATATTCGAACTGGCCGACTATCCCGCAACTGTATGTCAACGGCGAATTCGTCGGCGGCTCCGACATCATGAACGAAATGTACGAAGCCGGCGAACTGCAAACCCTGTTCAAGGGCTAA
- the hpf gene encoding ribosome hibernation-promoting factor, HPF/YfiA family, translated as MNLTISGHHLDLTPAIREYVQSKLTRIKRHFDHVIDISVILSVDKLTEKEKRQKAEINVHIKGKDLHAESIAHDLYAAIDMLIDKLDRQVIKHKDRVQNHHSMAKRLPEEPTPAAAS; from the coding sequence ATGAATCTGACCATTAGTGGCCATCACCTCGATTTGACCCCTGCAATCCGCGAATACGTGCAAAGCAAACTGACGCGTATTAAGCGCCATTTCGATCACGTCATCGACATCAGTGTGATCCTCAGCGTCGACAAGCTGACAGAAAAAGAAAAACGCCAGAAAGCAGAAATCAACGTTCACATTAAGGGTAAGGACTTGCATGCCGAAAGCATTGCACATGACCTGTATGCCGCTATTGACATGCTGATCGACAAGCTGGACCGCCAGGTCATCAAGCATAAGGACCGGGTACAAAACCATCACTCGATGGCAAAACGCCTGCCGGAAGAACCAACGCCAGCAGCTGCCTCGTGA